In Yersinia enterocolitica subsp. enterocolitica, one DNA window encodes the following:
- the mlaE gene encoding lipid asymmetry maintenance ABC transporter permease subunit MlaE has product MLVQALASLGRRGINVCASFGRAGLMLFNALVGRPEPRKQWPLLVKQLYSVGVQSLLIIVVSGLFIGMVLGLQGFLILTTYSAEASLGMMVSLSLLRELGPVVTALLFAGRAGSALTAEIGLMKATEQISSLEMMAIDPLRRVVAPRFWAGLISMPLLTAIFVAVGIWGGSVVGVDWKGIDGGFFWSAMQSAVEWRTDLLNCLIKSLVFAITVTWIALFNGYDAVPTSEGISRATTRTVVHSSLAVLGLDFVLTALMFGN; this is encoded by the coding sequence ATGTTAGTACAGGCTTTGGCGTCTTTAGGTCGCCGGGGTATTAATGTCTGCGCATCTTTTGGCCGCGCAGGTTTAATGCTATTTAATGCACTGGTTGGCCGGCCTGAACCGCGAAAACAGTGGCCATTATTGGTCAAGCAGCTGTATAGCGTTGGGGTGCAATCCTTACTGATTATTGTGGTTTCCGGTCTGTTTATCGGTATGGTTTTGGGCTTGCAGGGCTTTTTGATCCTCACTACTTACAGTGCGGAAGCCAGCCTCGGGATGATGGTGTCTTTATCATTATTGCGGGAATTGGGGCCAGTAGTGACGGCATTGCTGTTTGCTGGCCGGGCCGGTTCAGCCCTGACGGCAGAAATTGGCTTGATGAAAGCCACAGAGCAGATTTCCAGTTTGGAAATGATGGCAATTGACCCTCTGCGGCGCGTGGTTGCTCCCCGGTTCTGGGCGGGGCTTATCAGCATGCCATTATTGACGGCTATCTTTGTCGCTGTGGGCATTTGGGGCGGCTCTGTGGTCGGTGTCGATTGGAAGGGGATTGACGGCGGTTTCTTCTGGTCAGCGATGCAAAGTGCCGTCGAGTGGCGCACAGATTTACTGAATTGCCTGATTAAAAGCTTGGTATTTGCTATTACCGTGACGTGGATTGCGCTATTCAATGGTTATGATGCTGTCCCAACATCTGAAGGGATTAGCCGGGCAACGACCCGTACTGTGGTGCATTCGTCACTGGCAGTATTGGGATTAGATTTTGTGCTGACAGCACTGATGTTTGGGAACTGA
- the degS gene encoding outer membrane-stress sensor serine endopeptidase DegS codes for MFLKLLRSIILGLIVAGILLVAMPMLRSPGHFFSGNGDSVDEEVPASYNQAVRRAAPAVVNVYNRSLSPTQDGLAIRTLGSGVIMSDKGYILTNKHVINNAEQIIVALQNGRISEALLVGSDNLTDLAVLKIDAVNLPVIPININRAPHIGDVVLAIGNPYNLGQTVTQGIISATGRIGLSDSGRQNFLQTDASINQGNSGGALVNTLGELMGINTLSFDKSSNGETPEGIGFAIPTALATKVMEKLIRDGRVIRGYIGITGEEYPPFNASGNSGERIHGIKVNKISPSGPAANANLQVGDIILSVNNKPATSVIETMDQVAEIRPGTTIPVLLLRNGQQITAQITITELDQNEVLSQQPAP; via the coding sequence ATGTTTCTTAAGCTATTGCGTTCTATTATTTTGGGGCTAATTGTTGCCGGTATCTTGCTGGTCGCAATGCCTATGCTCCGTAGTCCGGGTCACTTTTTTTCCGGCAATGGTGATAGCGTAGATGAAGAGGTTCCTGCCAGTTATAACCAGGCAGTGCGCAGAGCTGCACCTGCCGTTGTTAATGTTTATAACCGTAGCCTAAGCCCCACTCAGGATGGATTAGCCATTCGCACTCTAGGTTCTGGCGTCATCATGAGTGACAAGGGTTATATCCTTACCAATAAACACGTTATCAATAATGCTGAACAAATCATTGTCGCATTACAAAATGGCCGTATATCTGAAGCATTGCTGGTCGGTTCCGATAATCTGACTGATTTAGCCGTTTTGAAAATTGATGCCGTAAACCTGCCTGTGATTCCCATTAATATTAATCGTGCGCCACACATTGGTGACGTCGTGCTGGCAATCGGTAACCCCTATAATCTCGGTCAAACAGTCACACAAGGGATTATCAGTGCCACTGGGCGTATTGGTTTAAGCGATTCTGGGCGGCAAAACTTCCTTCAGACTGATGCCTCAATCAACCAGGGTAACTCCGGCGGTGCGTTGGTCAATACGCTGGGTGAGTTGATGGGGATTAACACCCTGTCCTTTGATAAAAGCAGCAATGGCGAAACCCCAGAAGGGATTGGCTTTGCCATCCCGACAGCGCTCGCCACCAAAGTGATGGAAAAACTGATTCGTGATGGACGAGTTATTCGCGGCTATATTGGGATTACTGGCGAGGAATATCCGCCATTCAATGCCAGTGGCAATAGCGGCGAGCGAATCCACGGCATTAAAGTGAACAAGATATCGCCAAGTGGCCCGGCGGCTAATGCCAACTTACAAGTGGGTGATATTATTCTTAGCGTAAATAATAAGCCTGCAACATCCGTAATAGAAACAATGGATCAGGTGGCAGAGATTCGCCCTGGAACCACCATTCCGGTTTTATTATTACGCAATGGCCAACAAATCACGGCACAAATCACCATCACCGAATTGGATCAAAACGAAGTTCTTAGCCAGCAACCTGCGCCATAA
- the zapE gene encoding cell division protein ZapE: MQPSSPIALYQQAIDAGDYQPDDVQRRTVARLDTLYRELNQHHSTPTVNNRIRGRLGRLLGRSAPKTLIRPAQGLYMWGGVGRGKTWLMDMFFHSLPGDRKLRLHFHRFMLRVHQELTTLQGHENPLEIIADGFKAQTDVLCFDEFFVSDITDAMLLATLLEALFARGITLVATSNIPPDDLYRNGLQRARFIPAIELIKQYCDVMNVDAGIDYRLRTLTQANLYLTPLNPQTEQAMADIFVKLAGKQGEKAPVLEVNHRPLPAICSGQGVLAVDFHTLCEEARSQLDYIALSKLYHTVLLHNVHKMATQDENTARRFLALVDEFYERRVKLIIAAEASMFEIYCGERLKFEYQRCLSRLQEMQSEEYLSLPHLP; the protein is encoded by the coding sequence ATGCAACCGAGTTCACCTATAGCACTTTACCAGCAGGCAATTGATGCCGGTGACTACCAACCAGACGACGTCCAACGGCGCACCGTAGCACGGCTGGATACCCTATATCGGGAACTGAATCAACACCACAGTACCCCTACGGTTAATAACAGGATACGAGGGCGTTTGGGGCGTTTACTGGGCCGCAGCGCACCCAAGACGCTAATACGTCCGGCTCAGGGCTTGTACATGTGGGGCGGCGTCGGGCGGGGCAAAACCTGGCTGATGGATATGTTTTTCCACAGTTTACCAGGTGATCGTAAGCTGCGTCTGCATTTTCACCGCTTTATGTTGCGAGTGCATCAAGAGCTAACCACATTGCAAGGCCATGAAAATCCATTAGAAATCATTGCTGATGGTTTCAAGGCGCAGACGGATGTGCTGTGTTTTGATGAATTTTTTGTGTCGGATATTACCGATGCCATGTTGCTGGCAACACTGCTGGAAGCACTGTTTGCGCGCGGCATCACTCTGGTTGCCACATCCAATATTCCACCGGATGACTTGTATCGCAACGGTTTACAACGAGCGCGTTTCATACCTGCCATCGAACTGATTAAACAATATTGTGATGTGATGAATGTCGATGCCGGTATTGACTATCGTTTGCGTACATTGACTCAGGCAAACCTGTATTTGACGCCGCTCAATCCACAAACCGAGCAGGCGATGGCAGACATTTTTGTCAAACTTGCGGGTAAACAGGGCGAAAAAGCACCTGTTCTAGAGGTCAATCACCGGCCTTTGCCTGCCATCTGCTCGGGGCAAGGCGTGCTGGCAGTGGACTTCCACACATTATGTGAAGAGGCGCGCAGCCAACTTGATTACATCGCGTTGTCTAAGCTTTATCACACCGTATTGCTGCATAATGTCCATAAAATGGCGACGCAAGATGAAAATACCGCTCGACGTTTTTTGGCATTAGTTGATGAGTTCTATGAGCGGCGGGTGAAATTGATCATTGCAGCGGAAGCATCAATGTTCGAAATTTATTGCGGTGAGCGGCTTAAATTTGAATATCAGCGTTGTTTATCACGGCTACAAGAGATGCAAAGTGAGGAATACCTCTCTTTACCGCACTTGCCGTAA
- the mlaF gene encoding phospholipid ABC transporter ATP-binding protein MlaF, which produces MNQLASNLIEIRGMSFTRGERPIFADINMTVPRGKVTAIMGPSGIGKTTLLRLIGGQLAPDTGEIWFDGDNIPTLSRQRLYDVRKKMSMLFQSGALFTDLTVFENVAFPLREHSRLPEELLHSTVMMKLEAVGLRGAANLMPAELSGGMARRAALARAIALDPELIMFDEPFVGQDPITMGVLVKLIDELNHALGVTCVVVSHDVPEVLSIADYAYIVADQHVIAEGTPEQLQANDDMRVRQFLDGIADGPVPFRFPAGDYKTELLG; this is translated from the coding sequence ATGAACCAACTGGCGTCGAATTTGATAGAGATCCGCGGGATGAGTTTTACCCGTGGTGAGCGTCCGATATTCGCCGATATCAACATGACGGTCCCGCGCGGCAAAGTCACGGCGATTATGGGGCCTTCTGGGATTGGTAAAACCACGCTGCTGCGCCTGATTGGTGGGCAACTTGCGCCAGATACCGGTGAAATCTGGTTTGATGGTGATAATATTCCGACGCTTTCGCGTCAGCGTTTGTATGATGTGCGCAAGAAAATGAGCATGTTGTTTCAATCGGGGGCATTATTCACCGATTTAACGGTATTTGAGAATGTGGCTTTCCCATTACGAGAACATAGCCGTTTACCCGAAGAGTTGCTACATAGCACGGTGATGATGAAGTTAGAAGCCGTGGGTTTGCGTGGTGCGGCTAACTTAATGCCCGCCGAGCTTTCAGGCGGTATGGCCCGCCGTGCGGCATTGGCGCGGGCGATTGCTCTTGATCCAGAATTGATTATGTTTGATGAGCCTTTTGTCGGTCAGGACCCTATCACCATGGGCGTGCTGGTAAAACTGATTGATGAGCTGAATCATGCGTTAGGCGTCACCTGTGTGGTGGTTTCCCACGATGTACCGGAAGTGCTGAGTATTGCTGATTATGCTTATATCGTGGCGGATCAGCATGTGATTGCTGAAGGAACACCTGAGCAGTTACAAGCCAATGACGATATGCGGGTGCGTCAGTTTCTCGATGGTATTGCCGACGGGCCGGTGCCGTTCCGTTTCCCGGCGGGTGATTATAAAACTGAGCTGTTGGGCTAA
- the ibaG gene encoding BolA family iron metabolism protein IbaG — MDTNEIKDVLMRALALQEAHVTGDGSHFQVIAVGELFADMSRVKKQQAVYAPLMEYIADNRIHALSIKAYTPQEWQRDRKLNGF, encoded by the coding sequence ATGGATACTAACGAAATTAAAGACGTGCTGATGCGAGCATTGGCATTACAAGAAGCACATGTTACCGGTGACGGCAGCCACTTTCAGGTGATTGCTGTGGGTGAGTTATTTGCCGATATGAGCCGGGTGAAAAAACAGCAGGCTGTGTATGCGCCTTTGATGGAATATATCGCTGATAACCGTATTCATGCCTTATCGATTAAGGCTTATACGCCACAAGAGTGGCAGCGGGATCGCAAACTAAACGGCTTTTAA
- the murA gene encoding UDP-N-acetylglucosamine 1-carboxyvinyltransferase — MDKFRVQGRTRLSGEVTISGAKNAALPILFAALLAEDPVELQNVPKLKDIDTTIKLLSQLGVKIERDAASGSVFVDASGVDEFCAPYDLVKTMRASIWALGPLVARFGKGQVSLPGGCAIGARPVDLHITGLEQLSAEIKLEEGYVKASVNGRLKAAHIVMDKVSVGATVTIMSAATLAEGTTVIENAAREPEIVDTANFLNTLGAKITGAGTDRITIEGVARLGGGVYRVLPDRIETGTFLVAAAISGGKVVCRQTRPDTLDAVLAKLREAGADIEVGDDWISLDMHGKRPKAVTLRTAPHPGFPTDMQAQFSLLNLVAEGTGVITETIFENRFMHVPELIRMGAHAEIESNTVICYGVEQLSGAQVMATDLRASASLVLAGCIADGVTIVDRIYHIDRGYEGIEDKLRALGAKIERVKGE; from the coding sequence ATGGATAAGTTTCGTGTGCAGGGGCGGACTCGCCTAAGCGGTGAAGTCACCATTTCCGGAGCGAAAAACGCGGCATTACCGATATTGTTTGCTGCGTTATTGGCGGAAGACCCGGTCGAGTTGCAAAATGTCCCAAAGCTAAAAGACATTGATACCACCATTAAGTTGCTAAGCCAATTAGGCGTTAAAATTGAGCGTGATGCTGCTTCCGGCTCTGTTTTTGTTGATGCTAGTGGTGTGGATGAGTTCTGCGCACCGTACGATTTGGTTAAGACCATGCGTGCTTCTATTTGGGCATTGGGGCCACTGGTTGCGCGCTTTGGTAAAGGGCAAGTCTCATTACCGGGAGGTTGTGCTATCGGTGCGCGTCCGGTCGATTTGCATATTACCGGTTTGGAACAGCTGAGCGCTGAAATCAAGCTGGAAGAAGGTTACGTTAAAGCCTCCGTCAATGGTCGTCTGAAAGCCGCACATATCGTAATGGATAAAGTCAGCGTTGGCGCAACCGTGACCATTATGAGCGCTGCAACCTTGGCGGAAGGCACCACTGTCATTGAAAACGCTGCTCGCGAGCCAGAAATTGTCGATACAGCAAATTTCTTGAATACGCTGGGTGCTAAAATTACTGGTGCAGGTACTGACCGCATTACCATCGAAGGCGTTGCTCGCTTGGGTGGCGGTGTGTATCGAGTGCTGCCAGACCGTATTGAAACCGGGACTTTCCTGGTTGCGGCTGCTATCTCTGGCGGCAAAGTGGTTTGTCGTCAGACTCGCCCTGATACGCTGGATGCCGTACTGGCTAAACTGCGCGAAGCAGGTGCTGATATTGAAGTCGGCGACGACTGGATAAGCCTGGATATGCATGGCAAACGCCCTAAAGCGGTTACTTTGCGAACGGCTCCGCACCCAGGTTTTCCAACAGATATGCAGGCTCAGTTCAGCTTATTGAATTTAGTGGCTGAAGGGACGGGTGTCATCACCGAAACGATTTTCGAAAACCGTTTTATGCATGTGCCAGAACTGATTCGTATGGGCGCACATGCAGAAATCGAGAGCAATACTGTGATTTGCTATGGTGTTGAGCAACTGTCTGGTGCTCAGGTCATGGCCACCGATTTGCGTGCTTCTGCTAGTTTAGTTCTAGCTGGTTGTATTGCTGACGGGGTAACGATTGTTGACCGTATTTATCATATCGACCGTGGTTATGAAGGTATCGAAGATAAATTGCGTGCGTTAGGCGCTAAAATCGAACGTGTAAAAGGCGAATAA
- the mlaD gene encoding outer membrane lipid asymmetry maintenance protein MlaD: MQTKKSEVWVGAFILIAILAVVFLCLKVADIKAVGNQPTYRIYANFDNIGGLKNNSPVKIGGVVVGRVAEITLDTQNYSPRVAMDIQQRYNHIPDTSSLAVRTSGLLGEQFLALNVGFEDPDMGTGILKDGGVIQDTKSALVLEDLIGQFLYKSGGDGNSGTPASEPAAASAPAAANGGLPATQHP; encoded by the coding sequence ATGCAAACGAAGAAAAGTGAAGTCTGGGTAGGGGCGTTTATACTGATTGCTATTCTGGCGGTCGTGTTTCTCTGCTTAAAAGTGGCCGATATCAAAGCTGTGGGCAATCAGCCGACTTACCGGATTTATGCCAATTTTGACAATATTGGTGGCCTGAAAAACAATTCCCCAGTCAAAATTGGTGGTGTGGTGGTAGGGCGGGTCGCTGAGATAACACTGGATACCCAAAATTACAGCCCACGTGTGGCGATGGATATCCAGCAGCGCTATAACCATATTCCGGACACCAGCTCCCTGGCAGTACGCACTTCAGGTTTATTGGGTGAACAGTTCCTGGCACTCAATGTCGGCTTTGAAGACCCCGATATGGGCACCGGTATTTTGAAAGATGGTGGCGTTATTCAAGACACCAAATCTGCTCTGGTTCTGGAAGACCTTATCGGCCAGTTCTTGTACAAGAGTGGCGGTGATGGTAATTCTGGTACGCCAGCCAGTGAGCCAGCAGCGGCATCAGCACCTGCGGCAGCAAATGGCGGCTTACCTGCAACCCAACATCCTTAA
- the zapG gene encoding Z-ring associated protein ZapG translates to MTWEYALIGLVVGIVIGAVAMRFGNRKLRQQQVLQNELEKSKTDLEEYRQELVGHFARSAELLDNMARDYRQLYQHMAKSSNNLLPDLPMQDNPFRYRLTESEADNDQAPVKMPPRDYSEGASGLLRPEHQTRD, encoded by the coding sequence ATGACCTGGGAGTATGCGCTTATTGGGTTGGTTGTTGGTATTGTGATTGGCGCGGTGGCTATGCGCTTTGGCAACCGTAAATTGCGTCAGCAGCAAGTGCTGCAAAATGAGCTGGAGAAGAGCAAAACAGATCTGGAAGAATACCGTCAGGAACTGGTTGGGCATTTTGCCCGCAGTGCCGAATTGCTTGATAACATGGCTCGCGACTATCGCCAGCTTTATCAGCATATGGCGAAAAGCTCCAATAACTTATTGCCGGACTTGCCAATGCAAGATAATCCGTTCCGCTACCGTCTGACAGAATCTGAAGCTGATAATGATCAGGCACCGGTCAAAATGCCACCTCGCGATTACTCTGAAGGCGCATCGGGGTTATTACGCCCGGAGCATCAGACCCGCGATTAA
- the mlaB gene encoding lipid asymmetry maintenance protein MlaB gives MADELNWQSQQETLVLQGELDRETLLPLWQQREALLADKTRIDVSQLRRVDSSGLALLVHFRELRNKQGGSLAIIGVSDRLSTLIELYNLRDVIPVETVIPVEANNA, from the coding sequence ATGGCAGATGAGCTGAATTGGCAGTCGCAGCAGGAAACGCTGGTACTGCAAGGTGAATTGGATCGCGAAACGCTGTTACCTCTGTGGCAACAGCGTGAAGCACTGTTGGCCGATAAGACGCGTATTGATGTGAGCCAATTACGGCGTGTTGACTCATCTGGTCTGGCGCTGCTGGTTCACTTTCGTGAACTGCGCAACAAACAAGGGGGCTCCCTGGCGATTATCGGTGTCAGTGATCGGCTATCTACCTTGATTGAACTGTACAATCTGCGTGACGTCATCCCAGTAGAAACAGTTATCCCAGTAGAAGCAAACAACGCATAG
- the rplM gene encoding 50S ribosomal protein L13 yields MKTFTAKPETVKRDWYVVDANGKTLGRLATELASRLRGKHKAEYTPHVDTGDYIIVLNAEKVAVTGNKRTDKIYYRHTGHIGGIKQATFEEMIARSPERVIEIAVKGMLPKGPLGRAMYRKLKVYAGTEHNHAAQQPQVLDI; encoded by the coding sequence ATGAAAACTTTCACAGCTAAACCAGAAACTGTAAAACGCGACTGGTATGTTGTTGACGCGAATGGTAAGACCTTGGGTCGCCTCGCTACTGAACTGGCTAGTCGCTTACGCGGCAAGCATAAAGCGGAATACACCCCGCACGTTGATACTGGTGATTACATCATCGTTCTGAACGCAGAAAAAGTTGCCGTGACCGGTAACAAGCGTACAGACAAGATTTATTACCGTCACACCGGTCACATCGGTGGTATCAAACAAGCGACCTTTGAAGAGATGATTGCCCGCAGTCCTGAGCGTGTGATTGAAATCGCGGTTAAAGGCATGCTGCCGAAGGGTCCGCTGGGCCGTGCAATGTATCGTAAACTTAAAGTTTATGCAGGTACTGAGCACAATCATGCGGCACAGCAACCGCAAGTTCTGGACATTTAA
- the mlaC gene encoding phospholipid-binding protein MlaC has product MFKRLLMVALLVVAPLANAVDQTNPYRLMDEAAQRTFTRLKTEQAKIKQNPDYLRTIVREELLPFVQIKYAGALVLGSYYKAATPAQREAYFNAFSQYLEQAYGQALALYHGQTYDVAPDQPLGDANIVAIRVTILDPNGRPPVRLDFQWRKNSQTGYWQAYDMIAEGVSMISTKQNEWASILRQKGVDGLTQQLLIAAKQPITLDKQ; this is encoded by the coding sequence ATGTTTAAACGTTTACTTATGGTCGCATTGTTGGTGGTCGCCCCACTGGCGAATGCTGTCGATCAGACCAACCCATACCGTCTGATGGATGAAGCCGCGCAAAGAACCTTTACGCGCCTGAAAACTGAACAAGCGAAAATTAAACAGAATCCAGACTATTTGCGCACCATCGTACGTGAAGAGTTATTGCCATTCGTCCAGATTAAATATGCCGGTGCATTAGTGCTGGGCAGCTATTACAAAGCCGCCACGCCCGCACAGCGAGAGGCATATTTCAATGCATTCAGCCAATATCTGGAACAGGCATATGGCCAGGCCCTGGCGTTATATCACGGCCAAACTTACGATGTTGCACCAGACCAACCGCTGGGTGATGCCAATATCGTTGCCATTCGCGTAACCATCCTTGATCCTAATGGCCGTCCGCCAGTGCGTTTAGATTTCCAGTGGCGTAAAAACAGCCAAACTGGCTACTGGCAGGCGTATGACATGATAGCCGAAGGGGTTAGCATGATCAGTACCAAGCAAAATGAGTGGGCTTCTATCTTGCGTCAGAAAGGTGTGGATGGTTTGACTCAACAATTGCTGATTGCCGCGAAACAGCCGATAACCCTGGATAAACAGTGA
- a CDS encoding calcium/sodium antiporter — protein sequence MFLAITLLIIGLVLLVYGADRLVYGAAVLARSFGIPPLIIGITIVGIGTSLPELIVSVTAALNNQTDMAVGNVLGSNITNLLLIVGGAALIRPLTVRSEILRRELPLMLVVTVLCGFLLADNHLSRGDGVILLLAAAAFIVLMLKIARLAHSQGNDIFTREQLAELPQDSSNTVALLWLVLAFIILPLSAQMIIDNATVIARVAGVSELVIGLTVIAIGTSLPELATFIAGALKGEDDMAVGNIIGSNIFNIVIVLGVPALLSPGDINPEAFQRDYWVMLGVSVIFTVLCLGRKHRIGHMAGALLLCGFIAYLAVLLFAPFSAA from the coding sequence ATGTTTCTTGCGATAACACTATTAATCATTGGCTTGGTGCTATTAGTGTACGGTGCTGACCGATTAGTTTATGGTGCAGCGGTGTTAGCACGTTCTTTCGGTATCCCGCCACTCATTATCGGGATAACCATTGTCGGCATTGGCACCTCGCTGCCGGAACTGATTGTGTCCGTCACTGCGGCGCTGAATAACCAAACGGATATGGCCGTTGGCAATGTGCTGGGTTCTAATATTACCAATCTTTTGCTGATTGTGGGTGGTGCCGCCCTGATACGCCCACTGACAGTGCGCTCAGAAATTTTACGTCGCGAGTTACCCTTGATGTTAGTCGTGACGGTATTGTGTGGTTTCTTGCTAGCAGATAACCATCTTAGCCGTGGCGATGGCGTTATTTTGCTTTTGGCCGCCGCCGCGTTTATTGTCCTGATGCTAAAAATTGCCCGTCTGGCCCATTCGCAAGGAAATGATATTTTCACTCGTGAACAATTAGCTGAGTTGCCGCAAGACAGCAGTAATACCGTTGCATTATTGTGGCTGGTGCTGGCCTTCATTATTTTGCCGCTGTCAGCCCAAATGATTATCGACAATGCCACTGTTATCGCCAGAGTCGCAGGAGTCAGCGAACTGGTCATCGGGCTGACTGTTATTGCCATTGGTACCAGTTTACCTGAATTAGCGACGTTCATCGCGGGTGCATTGAAAGGTGAAGATGATATGGCGGTTGGTAATATCATCGGCTCAAATATTTTTAATATCGTTATTGTATTAGGCGTACCCGCATTACTGTCCCCTGGTGATATCAACCCCGAAGCGTTCCAGCGAGATTATTGGGTCATGCTCGGTGTCAGTGTGATATTCACTGTACTTTGTCTGGGGCGTAAACATCGAATCGGCCATATGGCGGGCGCTCTGTTATTATGTGGGTTTATTGCCTACCTGGCGGTGCTACTTTTTGCTCCCTTTAGTGCCGCATAA
- the degQ gene encoding serine endoprotease DegQ produces MKKKSLFLSALAMSVGLGLASVPMVNAAALPAAVAGQSVPSLAPMLEKVLPAVVSVHVSGTQAQQQRLPEEFKFFFGPNAPTGKESNRPFEGLGSGVIINAEKGYILTNNHVINNADKIRIQLNDGREYDAKLLGRDEQTDIALLQLTDAKNLTAIKIADSDNLRVGDFAVAVGNPFGLGQTATSGIISALGRSGLNLEGLENFIQTDASINRGNSGGALVNLNGELIGINTAILAPGGGNIGIGFAIPSNMAQNLSQQLIEFGEVKRGLLGIRGSEMTADMAKAFNIDAQRGAFVSEVMPKSAASKAGIKAGDVLVSVDGKPISSFAELRAKVGTTGPGKAIKVGLLRDGKPLEVTVTLENSSPTSTSADTLSPSLQGASLSNGEIKGGSKGVKVENVTKGSPAAQSGLQKDDVIIAVNRVRVKDIAELRKAIEAKPAVIALNIVRGEENIYLLIR; encoded by the coding sequence ATGAAGAAAAAGTCATTATTTCTTAGTGCGTTGGCAATGAGTGTCGGCTTAGGTCTCGCATCTGTTCCTATGGTGAACGCAGCAGCTCTTCCTGCAGCCGTCGCAGGGCAATCAGTCCCAAGCCTGGCCCCTATGTTAGAAAAGGTGTTGCCAGCGGTCGTCAGCGTTCACGTTTCTGGCACTCAGGCACAGCAGCAGCGCTTGCCAGAAGAGTTCAAATTCTTCTTTGGCCCCAATGCGCCAACCGGCAAAGAGAGCAATCGCCCATTTGAAGGCTTAGGATCTGGTGTCATCATTAACGCGGAAAAAGGTTATATATTAACCAATAACCACGTTATTAATAACGCAGATAAAATTCGCATTCAGCTCAATGATGGCCGTGAATATGATGCCAAACTGCTGGGCCGTGACGAACAAACTGATATCGCTTTATTACAACTAACCGATGCCAAAAATCTGACCGCCATTAAAATCGCAGATTCTGACAACCTGCGAGTCGGTGACTTTGCAGTCGCCGTGGGCAACCCATTTGGTCTGGGGCAAACTGCGACTTCGGGTATTATTTCCGCACTGGGTCGCAGTGGTTTGAATCTGGAAGGGTTAGAAAACTTTATTCAGACTGATGCCTCTATCAACCGCGGTAACTCGGGCGGCGCGCTGGTTAACCTAAACGGCGAATTGATTGGGATTAACACCGCCATTTTGGCTCCAGGCGGCGGTAACATTGGTATCGGTTTCGCTATCCCAAGCAACATGGCGCAAAACCTCAGCCAGCAGCTGATTGAGTTTGGCGAAGTGAAGCGCGGCCTGCTGGGTATTCGTGGTAGTGAAATGACCGCTGACATGGCAAAAGCCTTTAACATTGATGCTCAGCGCGGTGCTTTTGTCAGTGAAGTCATGCCAAAATCCGCAGCGTCTAAAGCGGGTATAAAAGCGGGCGACGTGTTGGTTTCTGTGGACGGCAAACCTATCAGCAGCTTTGCTGAGTTACGCGCAAAAGTAGGGACTACCGGCCCAGGTAAAGCCATTAAAGTAGGCTTATTGCGTGATGGTAAACCACTTGAAGTCACCGTCACACTGGAGAACAGCAGCCCAACATCAACCAGTGCTGATACCTTATCACCATCGTTGCAGGGTGCATCGCTGAGCAATGGTGAAATCAAAGGTGGCAGCAAGGGGGTTAAAGTTGAAAACGTGACGAAAGGTTCTCCAGCAGCACAGTCTGGCTTGCAGAAAGACGATGTGATAATTGCTGTAAACCGTGTGCGAGTTAAGGATATCGCTGAGTTACGTAAAGCTATCGAAGCCAAACCAGCTGTTATTGCACTGAATATTGTGCGCGGTGAAGAGAATATTTATCTATTAATCCGCTAA